The proteins below come from a single Malus domestica chromosome 03, GDT2T_hap1 genomic window:
- the LOC103423093 gene encoding receptor-like serine/threonine-protein kinase NCRK isoform X2 — MKFQVKVSLACLITLIVIQQSVCDEVSSTSNATDWTCRCSYQGNLSYTLEPYCSASCNCSQDAGSNTTWTCICAANGLPKVAADGHDPNCFTACNCTYGYLNAAQPSKNRLPSKVVVIILLACVILTTLAFISSVACYFCRRAKCSIQPPIFSSDTETSCNSASNLISYKSSLFEAKINMDSPISKGTGCFTSCVFRSKPRATPGAIIQFSYVELENATNKFSDSNLTGLGGSSYVYRGQLKDGEIVAVKRLKALKGPDMDSVFLTEIEMLARLHHFHVVPLLGYCFETHGKNTERLLVFEYMNNGNLRDCLDGDEGKNMDWVTRVSIAIGAARGLEYLHEAAAPRILHRDVKSTNILLDENWQAKITDLGMAKRLKADGLPSASSSPARMQGTFGYFAPEYAIVGRASLKSDVFSFGVVLLELITGRKPIHQSTNKGEESLVIWATPRLQDSKRVITELADPDLDGNFPEEEMQIMAYLAKECLLLDPDARPNMSEVVQILSTISPERSKRKNFSANLFEHISMDGHKDAEELRQAKSNKSSVRCSLPLDIDRNLCAERDTDSLSDNYMERLILLTSNARSCRANDDETVDLTEPRFESFCVTSGKPP; from the exons ATGCTGGAAGTAACACTACATGGACATGCATATGTGCTGCGAATGGGCTTCCTAAAGTGGCAGCAGACGGTCATGATCCTAATTGTTTTACAGCCTGCAACTGCACTtatg GATATCTCAATGCAGCACAGCCTTCAAAAAACCGTCTTCCGAGCAAAGTTGTTGTGATTATTCTTTTAGCATGTGTCATACTCACAACTCTTGCTTTTATTTCCTCGGTGGCATGCTACTTCTGCCGAAGGGCCAAGTGCTCTATTCAACCACCAATATTTTCGTCAGACACGGAAACAAGTTGCAATAGTGCTTCCAACTTAATTAGCTATAAGAGCTCATTGTTTGAGGCCAAAATTAATATGGATTCTCCCATCAGTAAAGGCACAG GGTGCTTTACCTCTTGCGTATTTAGGAGCAAACCCCGAGCTACACCTGGAGCAATTATTCAATTTTCATATGTTGAACTGGAAAATGCAACCAATAAGTTTTCAGACTCCAATCTAACAGGACTTGGCGGCAGTAGCTATGTCTATCGTGGCCAGCTTAAAGATGGTGAAATTGTGGCAGTTAAGCGTCTAAAAGCTCTGAAAGGGCCAGATATGGACTCTGTCTTTTTAACAGAG ATTGAGATGTTAGCAAGACTCCACCATTTTCATGTGGTGCCTTTGCTTGGGTACTGCTTTGAAACCCATGGAAAAAATACCGAGAGGCTATTGGTATTTGAGTACATGAATAACGGTAACCTGAGAGATTGTTTGGATGGGGATGAAGGGAAAAACATGGATTGGGTCACTCGAGTTTCAATTGCCATTGGAGCTGCAAGGGGTTTGGAATATCTCCATGAAGCAGCTGCTCCAAGAATTCTGCATCGAGATGTCAAATCCACTAACATTCTTCTGGATGAAAATTGGCAAGCAAAA ATAACTGATCTTGGTATGGCGAAACGCTTGAAAGCTGATGGTCTCCCTAGTGCATCTAGTTCTCCAGCTAGAATGCAGGGGACTTTTGGTTATTTTGCACCGGAGTATGCAATTGTTGGCAGAGCATCTCTTAAGTCAGATGTTTTCAGTTTTGGTGTGGTTCTTCTTGAGCTTATCACTGGTCGGAAGCCCATCCATCAATCAACCAACAAGGGAGAAGAAAGCCTTGTCATATGG GCTACGCCCCGTTTACAGGATAGTAAGCGAGTAATCACAGAGTTGGCCGATCCAGATTTAGATGGAAACTTCCCGGAAGAGGAGATGCAGATAATGGCTTACTTGGCAAAAGAATGCCTACTGTTGGATCCTGATGCTAGACCAAACATGAGTGAGGTTGTTCAAATCCTTTCGACTATTTCACCAGAGAGATCTAAAAGGAAAAACTTTTCTGCAAACCTTTTTGAG CACATAAGCATGGATGGCCACAAAGATGCTGAGGAGCTAAGGCAAGCGAAATCCAATAAAAGTTCAGTTCGTTGTTCACTGCCACTAGACATTGACCGTAATCTCTGTGCTGAAAGAGATACAGATTCTCTTTCAGATAACTATATGGAGAGATTGATCCTCTTGACTTCAAATGCCAGGAGTTGTCGTGCCAACGATGATGAGACGGTGGATTTAACTGAGCCCAGGTTTGAGTCATTTTGCGTAACAAGTGGTAAGCCCCCATGA